The genomic segment GTGGACGAGGACACGTTAGAGGAGCTGCTGGACGAGGGCACCGCCGTCGAGGTCTCCCGCCTCTTCATCTACGACGCCTCCaagatcatcgacgacatcgacATCCTGATGTCCGCCCCCACGCCCTCTATCATCTCTCCCTCTGCTCTCTGTCTCGGTACTGACTCATCTTAATTATCTGCTCTGGAAATCACAGGGAGGAGCCCGAAGTGGACTTTGATGAGGTGGAAGCCCTGACGCAGCAGCTCATGCGGTGCACCTCCAGGTGATGACCATCATAAACCCTTTCTCTCTCTTCCACCTGCTTATTTTTAACTCTATATATGTTTGTTTGCCCGCTGCGTCAATGTCGTGCGATTCAGATCTGTTTATTATACTGGGCGAATGATTCTTATTTGTCGGTTGCACTGCCCCATAGGCGTAATTAGAAGAATCAAGTTTAGTTGCGTTTAGTGTAGCGGAGTTTCCGGTATCCCGATTAATATCAATGATGAGGATAAATTGTTGTCATTTTCGGAATATTCCTGGTATTAATGATCTGGTATTCTGTGTATTACTAATGGTGGTTTTTCTGGTATTAATGATCTGCTATTCTATGTATCTCTAATTATGTTTTTTCTAGTTTGTCCACGGCATCGGTGGTTTTCTTTATTTGGATGTGTCGGCACGGGGTGCGTACCTCACGACACGGCCGCACAATTGAGGTTCGTGTCGTTCTACAGGCGCCGTATAGCCATAGGTTGAAGAGCTGAGTTTAGTCATATATCGTGTAACGAATTTTTTTGGTATTCTTCCCAATTTCAATCAAATCGTATAGCTTGGCGAGGGGAATTTTTGTCGTTTTGCAAACGTTTGTTCTACTATCGTGTCTGTTCTTCGGGCAGTGCCATTATTCTAGTCCGAGCATGAAAAAAATTGTTGTTTTATAAGCATGGCTGGTATTAATGATCTGCAATTCTACATAACACCAATGACCATTTTTTCCGTTTCTCCATTGGAACGGTGTTGTTTCTATTCAGATTTGTCAGGCGCAGGGTGTGTACGTCATGGACGTGATTCGGGTGTCGTATATCCAAAATTAGAAGACCTGATTGTAGTTGTGTCTCGTGTAGCGGAATTGTCAGTATTCATGACAATTTCATGGTTCGTCAAGAAAAACTTTGTCGTTTTCCGAATATTTCTGGTACTACTGATCTGCTATTGCACATAACGGCAATGGTGTTTTTTTCTGGTTCATCAAACGATTCATGGAGTTGACAATCATGATAGGAAATGGCTCCTTGGGAATATTATTGAGTTGACGTCTCAGTTTAAAATAAGTCTGATAAGTTCCTAATTTCCTGATCTGCAATTTTTTTTGCATGTTTCAGTGTTGGTGCACAGCAAGTGAACCTCGCCTGCATGCACTTCGGCAATTTCTATGCCATACAATACAAACATGGGTCAGAACTCAACAGCTTATTAAATATTGTTACACAATAATTATTCACAACATTGTTTTTTACTGTCTCCATGTAAACCTGCCAGCTCATGTTGTCTTTTCTGTCGTTATTTTCAGCTCATACCAATCTAACGTTGTTAAGAAGTAACGTGATTTGCTTTTTCACTTCATCTGCAATCACGTTGTTGATATTACTCGGTTCATTATCTGAATATGCTACATTTTGATGGTTCTCTTGTAATTTATTGGCTCTAGACTTCTGTTTATCGCACAACTAAATTCATATATGGCTAGAGATTTTTTTCTTTTGAAGTATAGGGTTACAATTTTTGAACCATTTCATCTCAGTTCTGTTAACCTCTTCAGAATTTGACGATGTGGTATTTTTGCATTATTTCAGGTGTCTCGTGTCATTGGCTCTTGTTAGGAACGAGTTCTATATTGTGCGACATGAGTTGGAGATCATGATGCAGGTAGCACCTTATGTGCCTAATGTTGGATTGTGATACCAAATTCCCACTAGTTTCATAACTCATAGATTGGTCATATTAAGATAGAGAAAAGGGAACAATCTTTAATCCTTAATCTAATTCTTTTGACATTTAGATTTGGATCACTTAGTTTGAGGTATCGAAAAGTCTCATTTAGCCGTTAAATGATTATGTGGTAATTTTGTCATCATGCTTGGTAGATGCACATGGTAGCTAAAAAGAAGTGGTAGAAATTCTTTGTTTCCCAGCTTAAATTAAGCTTCGCCAAATGCCCAAATAAGAAACTAGCTAACTTGTAACATGGCTGATTAGTGAAACCACGTGACTTGAGCATCATTATGTGCCATAGACTTATCTTAATCATTGACCTATTATTCATCTTTTGATGCAGCTTGAAGAGCAGATCGCGGCATGCGGTCCTAACTCCTAAGTAGCGGCAAGTGAATGGGGAAGAGTGTGGCCCCATGCAATCCCTTGCATTATGCGTTCCATGTGTCTCCGAAGATGTAGCGGTTTTCAAATGTTGCGCGTAAAACTTAGATGAATATTCTCGTGTCGGAACTTTGGGCTTGTAACCCTGTGAACGAAAACTTTTGTCGTGTGTTGATGTCCGTGTGAAGTCCATATTTTAGTGTGTCGTGGATGTGTTGCCGCCCTTCCTATGGGCTGTTTATAAAACCTATACCTGGTTGGTTGGTCCTCTAGTGACTTTGTTTTGCTGTATGTTCGGTTTGTTTTTCTCTATAAGCAAGTCTTGTTGTTGGTTGTTGTACCCAGAGTGTAGCGAATCACCATATTTACGCATGTTAAACATGTCCTTTCGGTCTGAAATTTCAGCGTGGCCTTCTTATAAGAGTGGCCTTCTTATAAGAGTATGACGGCACCACGAGCAGTAGCCAGAGGAGGGAAAAAACAGAACGGATGGTCTGCGAGGTCACATCCAGGGATCACAAAGCTGTCGGTTCGCGAGATAGCGTGTAGAGCATCTCTGGGCTTAGGTGTATTTGCATTGGTACGAAAAGTCTGGGCTAGTTAAGTCGCCAATTACAGCTCCAACGATGATCGCTGGAACATCATACCATAGGGTCTAGCTCAACACCCATATCGCCGACATGTACACCGAGGTGAGGCCCCAACCCTGCCCTCTAGTCGTGTGGTTGTCGAATTTGGCCTGACTTGGCCTATGAGTTTGCCTTGCCGTGGTTGACGTCGATCCAGGGTGTCGTGGACGAGGACACATTCGAGGAGCTGTGGGACGAGGGCACCGCCGTCAAGGTCTCCCGCCTCTTCATATACGACGCCTCCGAGGTCATCGACGACATCGACATCCTGATGTCCGCCCCCACGCCCTCTATCATCTCTCCCTCTGCTCTCTGTCTTGGTACTGACTCATCTTAATTATCTGCTCTGAAATCGCAGGGAGGAGCCCGAAGTGGACTTTGACGAGGTGCAAGCCCCGACGCAGCAGCTCACGCGGTGCACCTCCAGGTGATGACCATCATAAACCCTTTCTCTCTCTTCCATCTGCTTATTTTTAACTCTATGTTTGTTTGCCCGCTGCGTCAATGTCGTGCGATTCAGATCTGTTTATTATATTGGGCGAATGATTCTTATTTGTCGGTTGCACTTCCCCATAGGCGTAATTAGAAGAATCGAGTTTAGTTGCGTTTAGTGTAACGGAGTTACCGGTATCCCGATTAATATCAATGATGAGGATAAATTGTTGTCGTTTTCGGAATATTCCTGGTATTAATGATCTGCTATTCCTTTTCCGGTTTCTACTTTCATTTACGCCTCCAAATACTCTAAAGATATATATGACAAAAATATACTCTACATAAAGTTTTTTCTAAAAATAGTTATGCAtttgaaaatgttaaatgtgtatagaaaaatgttgaccatgtatgaAAAAAATGATTATTTTTTAAATATGTATACAAATTTaatcaagtatttgaaaaaaatgttgaacatgtaTTTAATAAATGTTAACCAAGCTTATGGAAAATGTTAACTGTGTAGTCCCTCCGTCCGCTGAAGGGTGTGCGTTTGGCTTTAAATTTTGTCCACAAAAGAGTGTATTTCTATCCTCCCAATGCACATGAAAGTAGAAAAAATGCTTCTCTGTCATATCACGGTAATCAAGACCAATAACATTCTACATTTAGCTCATTGGGGTTTTGGTAATAAAAAAAGAGATGGTGGCTTGCATCTTCCCAATGCATTTTTTTACTCCACTCCATTATTTGTCCTAAATTTTTTATATGTAGACATTTCACCGGACGGCGGGAGTATGGAAGAAATGTTGACCATATGTTCAAAAGATGATGAACAAGTATCTAAAataaatgttgaacaagtatttgaaaaaatgtaactcaagcatttgaaaaatgttaaatgtgtatgaACATATGGTCTTCACAGTCGCATATGAGCGGCTATCAGATTCATTCGTGGTTTGTGGTTAAGTGCGCCACATGTACAAGGAATGTCGGGATGGAGTGCATCCACCGTTAGCCCTAGTTTTCAAAAATTTGTGAGCTAGCTGGTTCAAGGGAGCGGGGAGAGAACCtggaggagggagagggcgaGGCCGTGGCCACGGCGGCAGGACTGGTCATGGACCAAGGCGCACCCAGGAGGAAGCTAGCGGGGAATCAGAGTATGAGGACCCTGATGCCTACATGCACAAGGCCGAACTGAACAAAAAATGAGCTTCAGAGCTCGCAGTGACAGTTGATCTAGTGGCAGATGAGTTAGCCATAACAGCTATGTCGGCCCAAGGCAAAACACCGATGCTACCTTCCCCTCAAATCCCATCGAGCCCCTCGTCTCGGCAGGAACAAAACAGGTCAAGGACAAGTAATTGCAGCAGATAAGAACAAGTTGCATAAGAACGGTGgcaacacaaaaaacacaatggCAAAATTGTTAGGCTCCCTAGAGGAGTGCCGCCATGTCCAATGTGTGTCTTCTGCTAGAATTGTTGCGGTGCGGGCAGAGCCACGACAATCAGTGAGCTTTGTGATTTCAGAAGGAAATTTCCCCCTACCATCCTCTACATAGCAGAAACCCAACAAGAGGCTCGAGGGTAGAATCTTTAGCAGGAACATTAGGGTATGATAATGGATATGCGATTGATAGCTAGGGAAGAAGTGGCGGTATTAGCATTTTCTGGAATAATGAAATAAAAATAGATATTCTTGGTTACTATGTGtatcattttgagtgctccaGTCTTGAACCAAGCCTTGATCCTTGGAGAGTTACAATCGTGTATGGTGAAGCTCAAACCCACTTGAGGCACCAAACATGGTATACTATTAAAAACATCAGTACTTCCAGCAATCTCCCATGGCTTTGCCTGGGCGATTTCAATGAAGTTCTACATACAAATGAGCACGAAGGAGTTGGGCAACGCAGCAGTGTGCAGATCCAAGCTTTTCAAGACAAGGTTGATGTCTGCATGCTGCTAGATTTGGGTTACTCAAGCCCGACCTTTGAGATGAAGGTTACATGTGGTACATTCACAATGGTGCACCTAGACCGAGTGCTGGTTTCTGTGGATTGGCAACGAAGGTTTCACTTGTTGATTAAACTCACTTGACAGTCGTGACTTCAGATCATGACGCGATATTGGTGGACTTTGCATCGGCAGCAACAACATAATACTAttgggaatatgccctagaggtaataatattgtattattataatttcattttcataattaagagtttatatttcacgctataactgctatgatcctgGAATAGGCGACtcagtggaaaactcatatgcacgtgtggaatgatAAACGGTAGAGAATAGGTTTCTAATCTTGCCTCTAAGACTggctcaagtgttgttggtgatcatgtTTTCCAGATCTTAGGATATCGCTAAGTGTAACGATACTCCTAAAACAACATTTAGAGTATGACTTTAgaagaacgatcatattgaatcgaccAAAATTTGTGTGTAACGAATTGAGTTTATATCATCTGTAATCAAATGTAACAACACCGAGTGTTAACATGTGATTTTtctccttagaccatgagagaaTCGTAATCACTTCTTACCGTACGGTggactttggggttgctcaaactTCACCTGTAACATGGTGATCATAATGACAACTTACAGGTTCATCAGAAAGTTTGACAAGGGACTAGATAGCCCGAGAGTGGGATTGGCTCCTATGaagatggagagatattcttagggccctctcggtgtgATGGTATCAATCATCGTCTGGCACGACACATGTGACTACGTCACGAGGATGCCGGAACACGACAatgagaaagaagaacaaaaccggtaacgaggATAACAGTATCGTGAGCATGTAATGACT from the Triticum urartu cultivar G1812 unplaced genomic scaffold, Tu2.1 TuUngrouped_contig_4742, whole genome shotgun sequence genome contains:
- the LOC125528249 gene encoding histidine-containing phosphotransfer protein 2-like, with protein sequence MAAAALRAQLNAHIAGMYTDGVVDEDTLEELLDEGTAVEVSRLFIYDASKIIDDIDILMEEPEVDFDEVEALTQQLMRCTSSVGAQQVNLACMHFGNFYAIQYKHGCLVSLALVRNEFYIVRHELEIMMQLEEQIAACGPNS